A genomic segment from Hypanus sabinus isolate sHypSab1 chromosome 8, sHypSab1.hap1, whole genome shotgun sequence encodes:
- the LOC132398250 gene encoding interferon-inducible GTPase 5-like translates to MGGSSSSEQEAETETSSFFTQEELSKLKSDFETGGVEKVQPLIEKKVSDLDKTELNIAVTGESGTGKSTFINTMRGLQSNDPGAAEVGNTETTMEPAGYAHPTLPNVRYWDLPGMGTTQFPAAKYLTQMKFKRYDFFIIISAVRFRENDVKLAKEIKRLGKKFYFVRSKIDADLYSMEKVKKVINEEEELEKIRSDTVRKLTDAGFPDPAVFLISSLEPDRFDFFRLNEGLEGDLNNVKKRIFVLALPNLSVEIVQRKYEILKKHIWMFATVSGGLGAVPVPGFSLACDIGILIGAIVHFRKCLGLDDASLQRLANRAGKPVEELKATVKAPLLGEITPDVIVRLGWGAAVVAVSALEFALDFVPVIGSIFGAGSSFLMTYKILSAALKDLTENAERVVKVAFETD, encoded by the coding sequence TGAACAGGAGGCAGAGACTGAGACCTCCTCATTCTTCACACAGGAAGAACTGAGCAAACTGAAGTCTGATTTTGAAACAGGTGGGGTGGAAAAAGTCCAACCACTGATAGAGAAGAAAGTATCTGATCTGGACAAAACAGAGCTTAACATCGCAGTGACGGGAGAATCAGGTACAGGGAAATCCACCTTCATCAATACCATGAGAGGACTTCAGAGCAATGATCCGGGAGCAGCTGAAGTTGGGAACACAGAAACAACAATGGAGCCAGCCGGGTACGCACATCCCACTCTGCCCAATGTTCGCTATTGGGACCTGCCAGGAATGGGAACCACACAATTTCCAGCAGCTAAATATCTCACGCAAATGAAATTCAAAAGATATGATTTCTTTATCATAATCTCCGCTGTTCGATTCAGAGAAAATGATGTTAAACTTGCCAAAGAGATTAAACGGCTGGGGAAAAAGTTCTATTTTGTCCGCTCTAAGATTGATGCTGATCTTTATTCCATGGAGAAAGTAAAGAAAGTTATTAATGAAGAAGAGGAGCTGGAAAAGATTCGGAGTGACACTGTCAGGAAGTTGACAGACGCAGGGTTTCCGGATCCAGCTGTGTTCCTGATATCCAGTTTAGAGCCGGATCGTTTTGATTTCTTTCGGTTAAATGAAGGACTCGAAGGTGATCTAAATAATGTAAAGAAAAGGATCTTTGTCCTGGCCCTTCCAAATCTCAGTGTGGAGATAGTGCAGAGGAAATATGAGATTCTGAAAAAACATATCTGGATGTTTGCAACAGTCTCTGGGGGATTAGGAGCCGTCCCAGTTCCCGGCTTCTCTCTCGCTTGTGATATCGGAATATTGATTGGAGCCATCGTCCACTTCCGGAAATGCCTGGGTCTGGATGATGCTTCTCTTCAAAGACTGGCCAACAGAGCAGGAAAACCTGTGGAAGAGCTGAAGGCAACAGTAAAAGCTCCACTGCTGGGGGAAATAACCCCAGATGTAATTGTGAGGTTAGGTTGGGGGGCTGCTGTTGTTgccgtttcagccctggaatTTGCTCTGGACTTTGTCCCTGTCATTGGCTCCATTTTTGGAGCAGGCTCATCATTTCTCATGACGTACAAGATACTGAGTGCTGCACTGAAGGATCTTACAgagaatgcagagagagtggtgaaagtTGCCTTTGAAACTGATTAA
- the LOC132398252 gene encoding interferon-inducible GTPase 5-like produces the protein MGGSSSSEQVAETETPSFFTQEELSKLKSDFEIGGLEKVKPPIKKKATDLDKTELNIAVTGESGAGKSTFINAMRGLQSDDPGAAEVGNTETTKEPAGYSHPTLPNVRYWDLPGMGTKQFPAAKYFTEMKFERFDFFIIISAVRFRENDVKLAKEIKQLGKQFYFVRSKIDADLYSMRKQKKVVNEEDELEKIRNDTVGKLAEAGFPNPAVFLISSLEPDQFDFIQLNEGLEGDLNNVKKRIFVLALPNLSVEIVQRKSKILSKDIWMFAALSGGLGEVPVPGFSLACDIGILIEAIVQFRKCLGLDDASLRRLAKRAGKPVEELKATVKSPLLGDITPNVIVRLGWGNAVFNVSALEFVPVIDSIFGAGPSFLMTYKILSAALKDLTENAERVVKVAFETD, from the exons ATGGGAGGGTCAAGCTCCAG TGAACAGGTGGCAGAGACTGAGACCCCGTCATTCTTCACACAGGAAGAACTGAGCAAACTAAAGTCTGATTTTGAAATAGGTGGGCTGGAAAAAGTTAAACCACCGATTAAGAAGAAAGCAACTGATCTGGATAAAACAGAGCTGAACATTGCAGTGACGGGTGAATCAGGTGCAGGAAAATCCACCTTCATCAATGCCATGAGAGGACTTCAGAGCGATGATCCGGGAGCAGCTGAAGTTGGGAACACAGAAACAACAAAGGAGCCAGCCGGGTACTCACATCCCACTCTGCCCAATGTTCGCTATTGGGATCTGCCAGGGATGGGAACTAAACAATTTCCAGCGGCTAAATATTTCACAGAAATGAAATTCGAAAGATTCGATTTCTTTATCATAATCTCCGCTGTTCGATTCAGAGAAAATGATGTAAAACTTGCCAAAGAGATTAAACAGCTTGggaaacagttctattttgtCCGCTCTAAGATTGATGCTGATCTTTATTCCATGAGGAAACAGAAGAAGGTTGTTAATGAAGAAGATGAGCTGGAAAAGATTCGGAATGACACTGTCGGGAAGTTGGCAGAGGCAGGGTTTCCAAATCCAGCTGTGTTCCTGATATCCAGTTTAGAGCCGGATCAATTTGATTTCATTCAGTTAAATGAAGGACTCGAAGGTGATCTAAATAATGTAAAGAAAAGGATCTTTGTCCTGGCCCTTCCAAATCTCAGTGTGGAGATAGTGCAGAGGAAATCTAAGATTCTGAGTAAAGATATCTGGATGTTTGCAGCACTCTCTGGGGGATTGGGAGAGGTCCCAGTTCCCGGCTTCTCTCTCGCTTGTGATATCGGAATATTGATTGAAGCCATTGTCCAGTTTCGGAAATGCCTGGGTCTGGATGATGCTTCTCTTCGAAGACTGGCTAAGAGAGCAGGAAAACCTGTGGAAGAGCTGAAGGCAACAGTGAAATCTCCATTGCTGGGGGATATAACCCCAAATGTAATTGTGAGGTTAGGTTGGGGGAATGCTGTTTTTAATGTTTCAGCCCTGGAATTTGTGCCTGTCATTGACTCCATTTTTGGAGCAGGCCCATCATTTCTCATGACGTACAAGATACTGAGTGCTGCGCTGAAGGATCTTACGgagaatgcagagagagtggtgaaagtTGCCTTTGAAACTGATTAA